In Sphingomonas psychrotolerans, the following proteins share a genomic window:
- a CDS encoding PadR family transcriptional regulator, producing MPIEEDLFEKLRVELRRGSLVLAVLGALREERYGYTLRTSLEEAGLPIDEGALYPLLRRLETQGLLTSEWREEAKRNKRFYRLSPDGLEILARLLGEWNAISESILRLTGKDK from the coding sequence GTGCCCATTGAAGAAGATCTGTTTGAAAAGCTGCGCGTCGAGCTTCGGCGCGGTTCGCTGGTGTTGGCGGTGCTCGGAGCGCTGCGCGAGGAGCGCTACGGCTATACGCTGCGCACGAGCCTCGAAGAGGCAGGGCTGCCGATCGACGAGGGCGCGCTCTATCCGCTGCTGCGCCGGCTGGAGACGCAGGGGCTGCTGACCAGCGAATGGCGCGAGGAGGCGAAGCGCAACAAGCGGTTCTACCGGCTCTCGCCCGACGGGCTCGAGATCCTCGCCCGATTGCTCGGCGAATGGAATGCGATCTCGGAATCGATTCTGCGGCTCACCGGAAAGGACAAGTGA
- the ptsP gene encoding phosphoenolpyruvate--protein phosphotransferase, giving the protein MALTAAASAREILTRLHDVMAKRLPAQSKLNSVVEIIGTALDSEVCSIYLLREGLLELFATRGLAQEAVHVTKLALGEGLVGTIAKNVETLNLDEAATHPDFAYRPETGEDRFHSFAGVPVIRRERAVGVLAVQHVEPRRYADVEIEALQTVAMVLSELIANADLIDATGAASTRPQPTAAAHSQGFKLVDGMAAGVAVFHQPRITIEHTVAEDVEVERHRVYAAFDKMRDQIERMASQAEFGGGGEHDEVLATYKMFAYDEGWSRRINEAIDSGLTAEAAIERVQQRTRQRMREIDDALLRDRMHDLEDLSNRLLRIVSGQLGTAAQMGLRHDSILIARNLGPAELLEYDRRRLKGVILEEGSLTAHVTIVARAMGVPVLGRVRDIRRLIAEGDMLLLDSSEESVFIRPSPAMIEAFEAKLVVSQKRRAAFAQLRGEVPVTSDGHRITVMINAGLRDDLAALDLTGADGIGLFRTEFQFLVSATLPQREAQRRLYKDVLEAAGDRPVTFRTVDIGGDKALPYLNHDEDGEEENPAMGWRALRLALDRDGLMKAQARALIEAGAGRTLNIMFPMVSEPWEFDAARELFEAQRAWLAARGKKMPTEIRYGAMLEVPALAEVLDILLPKIDFLSIGTNDLTQFLFAADRAHPKLALRYDWLSPSILRFLKRVVDQARTAGVPVAVCGEMGGRPLEAMALIGLGIDRLSITPAAVGPIKAMVRSLDRAALIDAMQTWLAEPGRSLREPLTAWAVEHSIELA; this is encoded by the coding sequence ATGGCCCTCACCGCCGCTGCCTCCGCCCGCGAGATCCTGACCCGCCTCCACGACGTGATGGCGAAACGGCTGCCTGCGCAGTCCAAACTGAACTCGGTCGTCGAGATCATCGGTACGGCGCTCGATAGCGAAGTCTGCTCGATTTATCTGCTGCGCGAAGGGCTGCTCGAGCTGTTCGCCACCCGCGGCCTCGCGCAGGAAGCGGTGCATGTCACCAAGCTCGCGCTAGGCGAGGGTCTGGTCGGCACGATCGCCAAGAATGTCGAGACGCTGAACCTCGACGAAGCGGCCACGCACCCTGACTTCGCCTATCGCCCCGAGACCGGCGAAGACCGGTTCCATAGCTTCGCCGGCGTTCCGGTGATCCGCCGCGAACGCGCGGTGGGCGTGCTCGCGGTCCAGCATGTCGAGCCGCGACGCTATGCCGATGTCGAGATCGAGGCACTGCAGACCGTGGCGATGGTACTGTCCGAGCTGATCGCCAACGCCGATTTGATCGACGCGACCGGCGCGGCATCGACGCGCCCCCAGCCGACCGCAGCGGCACATTCGCAAGGCTTCAAGCTGGTCGATGGAATGGCGGCGGGCGTCGCCGTGTTCCACCAGCCGCGCATTACCATCGAGCATACCGTGGCGGAGGATGTCGAGGTCGAGCGCCACCGGGTCTATGCGGCATTCGACAAGATGCGCGACCAGATCGAGCGCATGGCGAGCCAGGCCGAATTCGGCGGCGGCGGCGAGCATGACGAGGTGCTCGCGACCTACAAGATGTTCGCCTATGACGAAGGCTGGTCGCGGCGGATCAACGAGGCGATCGATTCGGGCCTCACCGCCGAGGCGGCGATCGAGCGCGTCCAGCAGCGCACTCGCCAGCGTATGCGCGAGATCGACGACGCGCTACTGCGCGATCGGATGCACGATCTGGAGGATCTCTCCAACCGCCTGCTGCGCATCGTCTCCGGACAATTGGGCACCGCCGCGCAGATGGGGCTGCGGCACGATTCGATCCTGATCGCGCGCAACCTCGGCCCCGCCGAATTGCTCGAATATGACCGGCGCCGATTGAAGGGCGTGATCCTCGAGGAGGGCTCGCTCACTGCGCACGTGACGATCGTCGCACGGGCGATGGGGGTGCCCGTGCTCGGCCGCGTCCGCGACATCCGCCGGCTCATCGCCGAGGGCGACATGCTGCTGCTCGACAGCAGTGAGGAGAGCGTGTTCATTCGCCCCAGCCCGGCGATGATCGAGGCATTCGAAGCCAAATTGGTGGTCAGCCAGAAGCGCCGCGCCGCCTTCGCGCAATTGCGCGGCGAAGTGCCGGTGACCAGCGACGGGCATCGCATCACGGTGATGATCAATGCCGGGCTTCGCGACGACCTCGCCGCATTGGACCTGACCGGCGCCGACGGGATCGGGCTGTTCCGCACCGAATTCCAGTTCCTCGTCTCGGCGACGCTTCCGCAACGCGAGGCGCAAAGACGGTTGTACAAGGACGTGCTCGAGGCCGCTGGCGACCGCCCCGTGACCTTCCGCACCGTCGATATCGGCGGCGACAAGGCGCTGCCCTATCTCAATCATGACGAGGACGGCGAGGAAGAGAATCCGGCGATGGGCTGGCGCGCGCTGCGGCTCGCGCTCGATCGCGACGGGCTGATGAAGGCGCAGGCGCGCGCGCTGATCGAGGCGGGCGCCGGACGCACCCTCAACATCATGTTTCCGATGGTTTCCGAGCCGTGGGAGTTCGACGCGGCGCGCGAACTATTCGAGGCGCAACGCGCCTGGCTCGCGGCGCGGGGCAAGAAGATGCCGACCGAGATCCGCTACGGCGCGATGCTCGAAGTGCCGGCGCTCGCCGAAGTGCTCGACATCTTGCTGCCGAAGATCGACTTCCTGTCGATCGGCACCAACGACCTCACTCAGTTCCTGTTCGCCGCCGATCGCGCGCATCCCAAGCTGGCGCTACGCTATGACTGGTTGAGCCCATCGATCCTGCGCTTCCTCAAGCGCGTGGTCGATCAGGCGCGGACAGCCGGCGTACCGGTGGCGGTATGCGGCGAGATGGGCGGGCGGCCGCTGGAGGCGATGGCGCTGATCGGGCTCGGCATCGACCGGCTGTCGATCACCCCGGCGGCGGTGGGACCGATCAAGGCGATGGTGCGCTCGCTCGATCGCGCGGCGCTGATCGACGCGATGCAGACGTGGCTCGCCGAACCTGGCAGATCGTTGCGCGAGCCGTTGACTGCATGGGCCGTCGAGCATTCGATCGAACTGGCCTGA
- a CDS encoding helix-turn-helix domain-containing protein, giving the protein MEGESADNATLFPATVGEKLRAAREAQKLELSEIASRTRIPQRHLEAIENGNYTGLPSITYTMGFAKAYARVVGADEVAIGRQLREELGDLPERPAPPPAYDFDERSRVPSRGIALMGAIVAILVLIGVGLWYGTNLFRGGASSDEPVAIENVDAGNAAAAVPTPAPVISGGQVTLVAIDTVWLRVTDASGKRLFEKEMAAGERYDVPASADRPRVRTGRPDRLQVLLNGSNVAPLGTGVETVEAEVSAAALQARGQQPGAPATPSAAAGDAPAGNATTFP; this is encoded by the coding sequence ATGGAAGGCGAATCCGCCGACAACGCGACGCTGTTTCCCGCCACCGTGGGCGAGAAACTCCGTGCGGCGCGCGAGGCGCAGAAGCTCGAGCTGAGCGAGATCGCCAGCCGCACCCGCATCCCGCAGCGTCATCTCGAGGCGATCGAGAACGGCAATTATACCGGTCTGCCCTCGATCACCTATACGATGGGCTTCGCCAAGGCCTATGCCCGCGTGGTGGGGGCCGACGAGGTCGCGATCGGCCGCCAGCTGCGCGAGGAGCTCGGTGATCTGCCCGAACGCCCCGCGCCGCCGCCGGCCTATGACTTCGACGAGCGCTCGCGGGTGCCGTCGCGCGGCATTGCCCTGATGGGCGCGATCGTCGCGATCCTCGTGCTGATCGGAGTCGGGCTCTGGTACGGCACCAACCTGTTCCGTGGCGGCGCGTCGAGCGACGAACCGGTCGCGATCGAGAATGTGGACGCCGGCAATGCCGCGGCGGCGGTGCCGACGCCGGCGCCGGTCATCAGCGGCGGGCAAGTCACTCTCGTCGCGATCGACACCGTGTGGCTGCGCGTCACCGACGCGAGCGGCAAGCGACTGTTCGAGAAGGAAATGGCGGCCGGCGAGCGCTATGACGTGCCTGCGAGCGCCGATCGTCCACGCGTCCGCACCGGCCGGCCCGACCGGCTTCAGGTGCTGCTCAACGGATCGAACGTCGCCCCGCTCGGCACCGGCGTCGAGACGGTCGAGGCCGAAGTGAGCGCCGCGGCGCTGCAGGCGCGCGGCCAGCAGCCGGGCGCGCCGGCGACGCCGTCTGCCGCAGCCGGAGACGCTCCCGCTGGCAACGCGACCACCTTTCCTTAA
- a CDS encoding tol-pal system YbgF family protein, with the protein MRYLMAAAALTALVAGTGVAHAQSTAVEGRVDRLEREMRAVQRKVFPGGGGQTIEPQIVPESGTEVSGTPAGTPITDLTQRVAALENQVQTLTGQVEQDGYRLKQLEDGFNAYKRATDARLKALETAGSNPGASGGDPIIAPVDLGEAPARPTRPPAEDKPRPTGTRAQQVAAVEKPNSGDAAEDGYLYGFRLWSAKLYPEARRELEAVVTKYPNHRRASYSQNLLGRAYLDAGAPSLAAVAFYENYKKNPNGERAPDSLYYLAQALTKLKKPASEVCKVYTELDQLYGARLSAEMKTGVAEGRVVQKCK; encoded by the coding sequence ATGCGTTATCTAATGGCCGCGGCCGCTTTGACGGCTCTTGTTGCGGGAACGGGCGTTGCCCATGCCCAGTCGACGGCGGTGGAAGGCCGGGTCGATCGGCTCGAGCGCGAGATGCGCGCAGTGCAGCGCAAGGTCTTTCCCGGCGGCGGCGGCCAGACGATCGAGCCGCAGATCGTGCCGGAGAGCGGCACCGAAGTTTCCGGAACCCCGGCGGGCACCCCGATCACCGATCTCACCCAGCGCGTCGCCGCGCTGGAGAACCAGGTCCAGACGCTGACTGGGCAGGTCGAACAGGACGGCTATCGGCTGAAGCAGCTCGAGGATGGATTCAATGCCTATAAGCGCGCTACCGACGCCCGGTTGAAGGCATTGGAGACGGCCGGATCAAACCCCGGCGCTTCCGGCGGCGATCCGATAATCGCGCCCGTCGACCTTGGCGAGGCGCCCGCGCGGCCGACGCGTCCCCCCGCCGAGGACAAGCCCAGGCCGACCGGCACGCGCGCGCAGCAAGTCGCCGCGGTGGAGAAGCCCAATAGCGGCGATGCGGCCGAGGACGGCTATCTCTACGGTTTCCGGCTATGGTCGGCCAAGCTCTATCCCGAGGCGCGCCGCGAGCTCGAGGCGGTGGTCACCAAATATCCGAACCACCGCCGCGCGAGCTATTCGCAGAATTTGCTCGGCCGCGCCTATCTCGACGCCGGCGCGCCGAGCCTCGCCGCGGTCGCCTTTTACGAGAATTATAAGAAGAACCCGAACGGCGAACGTGCCCCCGACAGCCTCTATTATCTGGCCCAGGCGCTCACCAAGCTGAAGAAGCCGGCGAGCGAAGTGTGCAAGGTCTATACCGAGCTCGACCAGCTTTATGGCGCGCGGCTGTCGGCGGAGATGAAGACCGGCGTGGCCGAGGGACGTGTCGTACAAAAGTGCAAGTGA
- the tilS gene encoding tRNA lysidine(34) synthetase TilS, with amino-acid sequence MSYKSASELTPPAELVARFRRDLEALAPGPGRLALAVSGGADSVAMLLLAKAAMPARLCAATVDHGLRPAAADEAAMVARLCRDLAVPHAILTVETPIDGASVQAQAREARYAKLLNWAHDASASALATAHHADDQAETFLMRAARGSGTPGLAGIRARRLATWFDRELLIVRPLLGWRRAELRAIVEAAEAPFVDDPSNVDPAYDRTRFRDLIAHNPELDVPALAASAAHAAEAERTLMEIAAREWLLRRRWDLPDVAFDPAGLPRGLLRRLTQLAIDTVRADAEMPGAWRIGGLDRLLTTLEQGRTGTIAGVKASAKHAEWRFSAAPARRSH; translated from the coding sequence GTGTCGTACAAAAGTGCAAGTGAGCTGACGCCGCCGGCGGAGCTCGTCGCGCGATTTCGCCGCGATCTGGAGGCGTTGGCGCCCGGACCCGGACGACTCGCCTTGGCGGTTTCGGGCGGCGCGGACAGCGTGGCGATGCTGCTACTCGCCAAGGCTGCGATGCCAGCAAGGCTCTGCGCCGCCACGGTGGATCATGGCCTTCGCCCTGCGGCGGCGGACGAGGCGGCGATGGTGGCGCGGCTATGCCGGGACCTGGCGGTGCCCCATGCCATCCTGACGGTGGAAACGCCGATCGACGGCGCGAGCGTACAGGCGCAGGCGCGCGAGGCGCGCTATGCCAAGCTACTCAATTGGGCGCATGATGCCAGCGCCAGCGCGCTCGCCACCGCGCATCACGCCGATGACCAGGCAGAAACTTTCCTCATGCGCGCCGCGCGCGGCTCGGGCACCCCGGGATTGGCCGGCATTCGTGCGCGGCGCCTCGCCACCTGGTTCGATCGCGAGCTGTTGATCGTGCGGCCCTTGCTCGGGTGGCGGCGCGCCGAGCTTCGCGCGATCGTGGAAGCCGCGGAAGCACCGTTCGTCGATGATCCGAGCAACGTCGATCCCGCTTATGACCGCACGCGCTTCCGCGACCTGATCGCGCACAACCCGGAGCTGGACGTGCCCGCGCTCGCCGCCAGCGCGGCGCATGCGGCCGAGGCCGAGCGCACGCTGATGGAGATCGCCGCCCGCGAATGGCTGCTGCGCCGCCGCTGGGATCTGCCCGACGTGGCCTTCGATCCTGCCGGACTGCCGCGCGGACTGCTGCGCCGGCTGACTCAATTGGCGATCGATACCGTGCGCGCCGATGCGGAAATGCCGGGCGCGTGGCGGATCGGCGGGCTCGACCGGCTGCTCACGACTCTCGAGCAAGGCCGCACCGGTACGATTGCGGGGGTGAAAGCCAGCGCGAAACATGCTGAATGGCGTTTCAGCGCAGCTCCGGCGCGTCGATCACACTGA
- the ftsH gene encoding ATP-dependent zinc metalloprotease FtsH, whose amino-acid sequence MNDNNKPQGPENSGGNPWMKSLLIWVGILAALALFVNLLDRPSGQAAGDALSYSAFLDKVQAGEVKSVNIAAGTAGTSVVSGTLSSDARFRTNAPNDPQLISTLREKGVAINARPEEGASIWQYILVQSLPFLLFLGIAFFVLRQMQKNSGSGAMGFGKSRAKLLTQKEGKVTFDDVAGIDEAREELQEIVEFLKDPTKFARLGGKIPKGALLVGSPGTGKTLLARAIAGEAGVPFFTISGSDFVEMFVGVGASRVRDMFEQAKKSAPCIVFIDEIDAVGRSRGAGLGNQNDEREQTLNQLLVEMDGFEANEGIIIIAATNRPDVLDPALLRPGRFDRQVVVPRPDIEGRVKILSVHMKKVPLAPDVDPRVIARGTPGFSGADLANLVNEAALLAARRGKRLVAMSEFEDAKDKVMMGAERKSMLMTEDEKRMTAYHEAGHAIVAMHEPASDPIHKATIIPRGRALGMVMRLPERDQNSMHRDQMYAHLSIAMGGRVAEELIFGYDRVSSGASSDIQSATRLARSMVTKWGMSEAVGPLEYAEDEQSYLGYGGSRAAPMSNETAKLIDGEIKKLVEGGLNRAKQVLTDHIDQLHSLALALLEYETLTGDEIKRLIAGETLDREDPGAKASPVAAAGTSIPKIRKPKGPFGNPTPQGA is encoded by the coding sequence ATGAACGACAACAACAAGCCGCAGGGTCCCGAAAACAGCGGCGGCAATCCCTGGATGAAGAGCCTCCTGATCTGGGTGGGCATTCTCGCAGCTTTGGCGCTGTTCGTGAATTTGCTCGATCGCCCGAGCGGCCAGGCCGCCGGCGACGCGCTGTCCTATTCGGCCTTCCTCGACAAGGTTCAGGCCGGCGAAGTAAAATCGGTCAATATCGCCGCTGGCACCGCCGGCACCAGCGTTGTCTCCGGCACGCTGTCCAGCGACGCGCGCTTCCGCACCAATGCGCCCAACGATCCGCAGCTGATTTCGACGCTGCGCGAGAAGGGCGTGGCGATCAACGCGCGTCCTGAAGAAGGTGCGTCGATCTGGCAGTATATTCTCGTTCAGTCGCTCCCTTTCCTGCTCTTCCTCGGCATCGCCTTCTTCGTGCTGCGCCAGATGCAGAAGAATTCCGGCTCGGGCGCGATGGGCTTCGGCAAGAGCCGCGCCAAGCTGCTGACGCAGAAGGAAGGCAAGGTCACTTTCGACGACGTCGCCGGCATCGACGAGGCCCGCGAGGAGCTCCAGGAAATCGTCGAGTTCCTCAAGGACCCGACCAAGTTCGCCCGCCTCGGCGGCAAGATCCCCAAGGGCGCGTTGCTCGTCGGCTCGCCCGGCACCGGCAAGACCCTGCTCGCCCGCGCGATCGCAGGTGAGGCGGGCGTTCCCTTCTTCACTATCTCGGGTTCGGACTTCGTCGAGATGTTCGTAGGCGTCGGCGCATCCCGTGTCCGCGATATGTTCGAGCAGGCCAAGAAGTCGGCCCCGTGCATCGTCTTCATCGATGAGATCGACGCGGTGGGCCGTTCGCGCGGCGCCGGCCTCGGCAATCAGAATGACGAGCGCGAGCAGACGCTCAACCAGCTGCTCGTCGAGATGGACGGCTTCGAGGCGAACGAAGGCATCATCATCATCGCGGCGACCAACCGCCCCGACGTGCTCGATCCCGCATTGCTGCGCCCGGGTCGCTTCGACCGCCAGGTCGTGGTGCCGCGCCCCGACATCGAAGGCCGGGTCAAGATTCTGTCGGTTCACATGAAGAAGGTGCCGCTGGCACCCGACGTCGATCCGCGCGTCATCGCGCGCGGCACCCCGGGCTTCTCGGGCGCCGATCTGGCGAACCTCGTCAACGAGGCGGCATTGCTCGCGGCACGCCGCGGCAAGCGCCTCGTCGCGATGAGCGAGTTCGAGGACGCCAAGGACAAGGTCATGATGGGCGCCGAGCGCAAGTCGATGCTGATGACCGAGGACGAGAAAAGGATGACCGCTTATCACGAGGCCGGTCACGCCATCGTCGCGATGCACGAGCCGGCTTCGGACCCGATCCACAAGGCGACGATCATCCCGCGCGGCCGCGCTCTGGGTATGGTGATGCGCCTGCCCGAGCGCGACCAGAACTCGATGCACCGCGACCAGATGTACGCGCATCTCTCGATCGCGATGGGCGGCCGCGTCGCCGAGGAATTGATCTTCGGCTATGACCGGGTCAGCTCGGGCGCATCGTCGGACATCCAGTCGGCGACGCGTCTCGCGCGTTCGATGGTGACCAAATGGGGCATGTCCGAAGCGGTCGGTCCGCTCGAATATGCCGAGGACGAGCAGAGCTATCTCGGCTATGGCGGCAGCCGCGCGGCGCCGATGTCCAACGAGACCGCGAAGCTGATCGACGGCGAGATCAAGAAGCTCGTCGAAGGCGGACTCAACCGCGCCAAACAGGTGCTGACCGACCATATCGATCAGCTCCACAGCCTCGCCTTGGCGCTGCTCGAGTACGAGACGCTGACCGGCGACGAGATCAAGCGGCTGATCGCGGGCGAGACCCTCGACCGCGAGGATCCGGGCGCCAAGGCGAGCCCGGTCGCGGCCGCGGGCACTTCGATCCCCAAGATCCGCAAGCCCAAGGGTCCGTTCGGAAATCCGACCCCGCAAGGCGCATAA
- a CDS encoding DUF3667 domain-containing protein, with translation MGEFEAAGEIVTGGLLGRAMEPRAGEGQSEAHHMCLNCGTALIGPHCHHCGQSGHVHRSLHAIGHEIVHGVFHFEGKFWRTLPLLTWRPGDLTRRYIAGERARFVSPMAIFLFSIFAMFAVFSFAGIAPPTDMRGVNAYPLSAIKTQRAQVDKERRRAIETREDAESDAADRAKAVTDIAEADARLKDLDLAANQLKEDPIEVKAAHTGWYTLDHGIEKWQQNPSLMVYKLQSSVYKFSWLLIPLSLPFLWLLFFWKRAYKLYDHAIFITYSIAFMSLLFIVITLAAKAGVAPKWLWVASTLIPFVHITRQLKQAYRLRWWSALLRAFVLTHFITIVLVLFLLILLAMGMMG, from the coding sequence ATGGGGGAATTCGAAGCAGCCGGCGAGATCGTCACCGGAGGATTGCTCGGCCGTGCGATGGAGCCGCGGGCGGGCGAGGGGCAAAGCGAGGCACATCATATGTGCCTCAATTGCGGCACCGCGCTGATCGGGCCGCATTGCCACCATTGCGGGCAATCGGGGCACGTGCATCGCTCGTTACACGCGATCGGGCACGAGATCGTCCATGGCGTGTTCCATTTCGAGGGCAAGTTCTGGCGCACCTTGCCCCTGCTCACGTGGCGCCCGGGGGATCTCACCCGGCGCTACATTGCCGGCGAGCGCGCGCGCTTCGTCTCGCCGATGGCGATCTTCCTCTTCTCGATCTTCGCGATGTTCGCGGTCTTCTCGTTCGCGGGTATCGCGCCGCCGACGGACATGCGTGGAGTCAATGCCTATCCGCTTTCCGCGATCAAGACGCAGCGCGCCCAGGTCGACAAGGAACGCCGGAGGGCGATCGAGACGCGCGAAGATGCGGAGTCGGACGCGGCGGACCGCGCCAAAGCCGTCACGGACATTGCCGAGGCCGATGCGCGGCTGAAGGACCTCGATCTCGCGGCGAACCAGCTCAAGGAAGATCCGATCGAAGTGAAGGCGGCGCACACCGGCTGGTACACGCTGGATCACGGCATCGAGAAATGGCAGCAAAACCCCTCGCTGATGGTCTACAAGCTTCAGTCGAGCGTCTACAAATTCTCGTGGCTGCTGATCCCGCTATCGCTGCCTTTCCTGTGGCTGCTGTTCTTCTGGAAGCGCGCGTACAAGCTCTACGATCACGCGATCTTCATCACCTATTCGATCGCGTTCATGTCGTTGCTGTTCATCGTCATCACGCTCGCCGCGAAGGCGGGCGTTGCGCCGAAATGGCTGTGGGTGGCGAGCACGTTGATCCCGTTCGTCCACATCACCCGCCAGCTCAAACAGGCCTATCGGCTGCGCTGGTGGTCGGCCTTGCTGCGCGCGTTCGTGCTTACCCACTTCATCACGATCGTGCTGGTGCTGTTCCTGCTGATCCTCCTCGCGATGGGGATGATGGGCTGA
- a CDS encoding glutamate-5-semialdehyde dehydrogenase gives MADADTQMLIADMAARARTASRRLAAMNSDAKHRALLAAAAAIRDASDAIVAANAEDMAAAEASGLSGALLDRLRLDAGRVEATAAGVEAVARLDDPVGKLIERVERPNGLVLTRVRIPIGVIGIIYESRPNVTADAGALCAMSGNAAILRGGSEAIRSNRAIHAALAKGLEAGGMPVDAVQLVSVTDRAAVGAMLTAEGAIDMVVPRGGKGLVARVQAEARVPVLAHLDGLNHTYIDRAADPAMARDLALNAKMRRTGICGATETLLIDRGFADPAPVLVALADAGCELRGDAEVRAIEPRVVASSAEDWDTEYLDAILSVKLVDGAADAMAHIAAHGSHHTDAIVTEDASTAERFLAEVDSAIVMWNASTQFADGGEFGLGAEIGISTGRLHARGPVALEGLTTYKWVVRGTGQARP, from the coding sequence ATGGCCGATGCCGATACCCAGATGCTGATCGCCGACATGGCCGCGCGGGCGCGTACCGCTTCGCGGCGGCTAGCGGCGATGAACAGCGACGCGAAGCACCGCGCCTTGCTCGCCGCGGCCGCCGCGATCCGCGACGCGAGCGACGCGATCGTCGCGGCCAATGCCGAGGATATGGCCGCCGCCGAAGCATCGGGGCTGTCGGGCGCATTGCTCGACCGACTGCGACTCGACGCGGGCCGGGTCGAGGCGACCGCCGCAGGAGTCGAGGCCGTTGCCCGGCTGGACGATCCGGTAGGCAAGCTGATCGAGCGCGTCGAGCGCCCCAACGGGCTGGTGCTGACGCGCGTGCGGATCCCGATCGGGGTGATCGGGATCATCTATGAGAGCCGGCCCAACGTTACCGCCGATGCCGGCGCGCTCTGTGCGATGTCAGGCAACGCGGCGATCCTGCGCGGCGGATCGGAAGCGATCCGCAGCAACCGCGCGATCCATGCGGCACTGGCCAAAGGGCTCGAAGCCGGTGGCATGCCCGTCGACGCGGTCCAGCTCGTCTCCGTCACCGATCGCGCGGCAGTTGGCGCGATGCTGACTGCCGAGGGCGCGATCGACATGGTCGTGCCGCGCGGCGGCAAAGGCCTTGTCGCGCGGGTGCAGGCCGAGGCACGCGTGCCGGTGCTCGCCCATCTCGACGGGCTCAACCACACTTACATCGACCGTGCGGCCGATCCGGCGATGGCGCGGGATCTCGCGCTCAACGCCAAGATGCGGCGCACCGGCATCTGCGGCGCCACCGAGACCTTGCTGATCGACCGCGGCTTCGCGGACCCGGCGCCGGTGCTGGTGGCGCTGGCCGATGCCGGCTGCGAGCTGCGCGGCGATGCCGAGGTCCGCGCAATCGAGCCGCGCGTCGTGGCGTCCAGCGCCGAGGATTGGGACACCGAATATCTCGACGCGATCCTGTCGGTGAAGCTGGTCGACGGCGCCGCGGACGCGATGGCGCACATCGCCGCGCACGGATCGCACCACACCGACGCGATCGTCACCGAAGACGCTTCCACTGCCGAACGCTTCCTCGCCGAAGTCGACAGTGCGATCGTGATGTGGAACGCCTCGACCCAGTTCGCCGATGGCGGCGAGTTTGGGCTCGGCGCCGAGATCGGCATCTCCACCGGCCGCCTCCACGCCCGCGGCCCGGTCGCGCTCGAAGGGCTGACGACGTACAAATGGGTGGTGCGCGGGACCGGACAGGCCCGTCCGTGA